Proteins encoded together in one Mycobacterium sp. MS1601 window:
- a CDS encoding hydrogenase maturation protease codes for MVGCGNLLRGDDGVGPVLVRHLWERGVPDGARLVDGGTAGMDVAFQMRGARQVVIVDAYLPRDADRRQPGTIFKVPGAELAELPPLQGLHSHSFRWDHAIAFARWALGDDCPTDITVYLIEAAGVELGAELSEPVRAAMEDVIGHIETDYLAPLRPRAQREAEVEFTTDGYLRLDADLAAARFPSDALVAMVRDGQLWLIPLRGPRSGGLLLKQRTPAGDRCLLIWEVLADHHPTGRCAAFWDDEQGALRVPLEPNR; via the coding sequence GTGGTCGGATGCGGCAATCTGCTCCGCGGCGATGACGGTGTCGGCCCGGTGCTGGTGCGTCACCTGTGGGAGCGTGGTGTCCCCGATGGAGCTCGCCTGGTGGACGGTGGCACAGCCGGTATGGACGTGGCATTCCAGATGCGTGGCGCCCGTCAGGTGGTGATCGTCGACGCCTACCTGCCCAGAGATGCCGACCGGCGGCAGCCGGGCACCATCTTCAAGGTGCCCGGCGCGGAGCTCGCCGAACTGCCGCCGCTGCAGGGACTGCACAGCCACTCCTTCCGGTGGGACCATGCCATCGCGTTCGCCCGATGGGCATTGGGGGACGACTGCCCAACCGACATCACCGTGTACTTGATCGAGGCTGCCGGGGTGGAACTGGGCGCCGAACTGTCCGAACCCGTGCGGGCCGCCATGGAGGACGTGATCGGGCACATCGAAACCGATTACCTTGCGCCGCTGCGGCCCCGGGCCCAGCGAGAAGCTGAGGTCGAATTCACCACCGATGGCTACCTGCGCCTGGACGCAGACCTAGCCGCCGCGCGATTCCCGTCCGACGCCCTGGTGGCGATGGTGCGCGACGGTCAACTGTGGTTGATTCCGTTGCGTGGGCCCCGCAGTGGCGGGTTGCTGCTCAAACAACGCACGCCGGCAGGCGATCGGTGCCTGCTGATCTGGGAGGTTCTGGCAGACCACCACCCGACCGGCAGATGTGCGGCATTCTGGGACGATGAGCAGGGCGCTTTGCGGGTTCCGCTGGAGCCGAACCGGTGA